The following are encoded in a window of Brevibacillus sp. DP1.3A genomic DNA:
- a CDS encoding group 1 truncated hemoglobin, which yields MSTFYEKYGGEDTVAKVVDYFYDLVLADDTVNHFFKNTDMEKQRKHQTKFISYALGGPNQYTGQSMAKVHEGMNLQPIHFDAIVRHLRDALTHFGVSEGDIADALSKVESLRDDILYK from the coding sequence ATGAGCACGTTTTACGAGAAATATGGTGGGGAAGATACGGTCGCAAAAGTAGTAGACTACTTTTATGATTTAGTTTTAGCTGATGACACCGTGAACCACTTTTTCAAAAACACCGATATGGAAAAACAGCGTAAACACCAAACAAAGTTCATCAGCTATGCCCTCGGTGGTCCGAATCAATACACTGGACAGTCCATGGCAAAGGTTCACGAAGGGATGAATCTGCAACCCATTCATTTTGATGCCATCGTTAGGCATTTGCGTGATGCCCTGACTCACTTTGGTGTCAGCGAAGGGGATATTGCCGATGCTCTGAGCAAAGTAGAGTCACTACGGGATGATATTTTGTATAAATAA
- a CDS encoding HsmA family protein: MLAAAVIFINLALIAYTIGVWGEKRSGRLKSKHLIFFGLGLVFDTIGTTFMKLLADGSSLNLHGITGLIALILMFFHTVWACVVLWKKNEHQIKQFHKFSLIVWILWLVPYSIGVALSFMK; the protein is encoded by the coding sequence GTGTTAGCAGCAGCCGTGATTTTTATAAATCTTGCTCTCATTGCCTATACGATTGGGGTATGGGGCGAAAAACGTTCAGGAAGGCTAAAGTCGAAACACCTTATCTTTTTTGGTTTGGGTTTAGTATTCGACACTATCGGAACAACGTTTATGAAATTGCTCGCAGACGGTTCCAGCTTAAATTTGCATGGCATTACCGGGTTGATCGCTTTGATCTTGATGTTTTTCCATACAGTGTGGGCCTGTGTTGTTCTATGGAAAAAGAATGAACATCAAATCAAGCAGTTCCATAAATTTAGCCTAATCGTATGGATTTTATGGCTTGTACCTTATTCTATTGGTGTGGCTTTAAGCTTTATGAAATAG
- a CDS encoding GNAT family N-acetyltransferase, with the protein MQIRNVQEQDYFKVITVLNDWWGGRQMSDMLPKLFFVHFQSTSFIVEENGEAIAFLIGFLSQTFPGEAYIHFVGVHPDKRKDGWGRELYHHFFQAVKQKGCDTIRCITSPVNKGSISFHMKLGFAVEKGDQMVDGIVVTSNYDGKGNDRVSFVKKI; encoded by the coding sequence ATGCAAATCCGAAATGTACAAGAGCAAGACTACTTCAAAGTTATTACGGTCCTCAACGATTGGTGGGGTGGGCGACAAATGTCTGATATGTTACCCAAGCTGTTTTTTGTCCATTTCCAGTCGACGAGCTTTATTGTTGAAGAGAATGGAGAAGCCATCGCGTTCCTCATCGGCTTCTTGTCCCAAACGTTCCCTGGAGAAGCTTACATTCACTTCGTTGGGGTACATCCGGACAAACGAAAGGATGGATGGGGCCGCGAATTATACCACCATTTCTTTCAAGCCGTAAAACAAAAAGGATGCGATACGATTCGATGCATTACCTCTCCTGTTAATAAAGGCTCAATCTCCTTCCACATGAAGCTAGGTTTTGCGGTTGAAAAAGGAGATCAAATGGTGGATGGAATCGTTGTGACTTCTAATTATGATGGAAAAGGAAACGACCGGGTTTCGTTTGTTAAAAAGATTTAA
- a CDS encoding copper homeostasis protein CutC has product MLVEVIATSVEDAKRAEQGGADRLELISGILEGGITPSWGLIEAVVKAVSIPVNVMVRPHSQSFCYTAEELAVMRQDVRIIRELGAAGVVIGMLTPENTLDQRGLELLLGESGALNVTFHRAFDDAVDQMEAARILLKYPQVRTILTSGGKKTAIEGAACIEQLVKLTENTQLAILAGSGLSLANVGDLVNRTGVKEVHFGTAVREEGQPLRYVDAERVAAIKQLQ; this is encoded by the coding sequence ATGCTAGTGGAAGTGATTGCGACTTCAGTTGAGGATGCAAAACGTGCGGAGCAGGGCGGAGCTGACAGGTTGGAGCTCATCTCGGGTATTTTGGAGGGAGGCATTACTCCGAGCTGGGGATTGATTGAGGCAGTGGTCAAGGCGGTTTCCATCCCGGTAAACGTTATGGTGCGACCGCATAGCCAATCATTTTGCTATACAGCAGAAGAACTTGCGGTCATGCGGCAGGATGTACGTATCATCCGTGAGCTTGGGGCAGCAGGTGTTGTAATTGGCATGCTGACTCCAGAAAATACGCTCGATCAGCGGGGATTGGAGCTGTTGCTTGGTGAGTCAGGTGCTTTGAATGTGACGTTCCATCGTGCTTTTGATGATGCTGTAGATCAAATGGAAGCAGCGCGTATTCTCCTAAAATATCCCCAAGTTCGTACCATTCTTACTTCTGGGGGCAAAAAAACCGCCATCGAGGGAGCTGCTTGCATCGAGCAGCTCGTCAAGCTGACAGAGAATACGCAGCTCGCGATTTTGGCAGGAAGCGGATTGTCGCTGGCTAACGTGGGAGACCTCGTGAACCGTACGGGTGTCAAAGAGGTTCATTTTGGAACGGCAGTACGAGAAGAAGGACAACCTCTTCGATACGTCGATGCAGAGCGAGTGGCAGCCATCAAACAACTACAGTAA
- the lepB gene encoding signal peptidase I, with translation MRSDLKNVKTIWGWTKTLGISLSLAMLVNIFVLQPFKVKGQSMEPTLQNAERIYVSKLSHTFSYLPEYNDIVVVDSRVDRDRTLKDDILENPLLMLAMGKSDAKTFWVKRVIGKPGDTLEFKNESLYRNGQPLNEPYIKEKMVDVPDTKIVIPENHVFVMGDNRNNSDDSRVIGVIPLDHIMGKKLF, from the coding sequence ATGCGGTCTGATTTGAAAAATGTAAAAACAATATGGGGCTGGACGAAAACGTTGGGCATCTCCCTTTCACTCGCAATGTTAGTTAACATATTTGTCCTCCAACCGTTTAAGGTGAAAGGACAATCGATGGAGCCTACTTTGCAAAACGCCGAACGCATCTATGTGTCGAAATTGTCCCACACATTCTCTTATCTCCCTGAGTACAACGATATTGTCGTGGTCGACAGCCGTGTAGACCGGGATCGTACGTTAAAAGACGACATCCTTGAAAATCCTCTGCTCATGCTCGCCATGGGGAAAAGCGATGCTAAAACATTCTGGGTAAAACGAGTCATTGGCAAACCCGGCGATACTTTGGAGTTTAAGAACGAGAGCCTGTATCGGAATGGACAGCCGTTAAACGAGCCGTACATAAAAGAAAAGATGGTCGACGTACCTGATACCAAGATCGTCATACCAGAAAACCATGTGTTTGTGATGGGAGATAATCGTAACAATAGCGATGATAGTAGAGTCATTGGCGTAATTCCACTCGATCATATCATGGGAAAAAAACTGTTTTAA
- the queD gene encoding 6-carboxytetrahydropterin synthase QueD, whose amino-acid sequence MSANFDFRIVDRMQALGTHIQKSQLRYHNKRVLVSKEFTFDAAHHLHAYEGKCKNLHGHTYTVVFGISGFPDEIGLVIDFGDIKQIWKEHIEIYLDHRYLNEMLPPMNTTAENMVVWIFEEMEKQLQSDAYRDRYNSARVEFVRLFETPTSYAEARREWMTE is encoded by the coding sequence ATGAGCGCCAACTTTGATTTTCGTATCGTCGATCGCATGCAGGCACTGGGTACCCATATTCAAAAATCACAGCTTCGCTACCATAACAAACGCGTTTTGGTAAGCAAGGAATTTACTTTTGACGCTGCACATCATCTGCACGCCTATGAAGGAAAGTGCAAAAACCTGCACGGCCATACGTACACGGTCGTCTTCGGCATCAGCGGCTTTCCGGACGAGATCGGACTCGTCATCGATTTTGGTGACATCAAGCAAATCTGGAAAGAGCACATCGAAATTTATTTGGATCATCGCTATCTGAATGAAATGCTTCCTCCGATGAATACCACTGCCGAAAACATGGTCGTGTGGATTTTCGAAGAAATGGAAAAGCAATTGCAGTCAGATGCTTACCGCGACCGTTACAACAGCGCTCGGGTGGAGTTCGTTCGCCTGTTCGAGACACCGACCAGCTATGCAGAGGCAAGACGGGAGTGGATGACGGAATGA
- the queE gene encoding 7-carboxy-7-deazaguanine synthase QueE, which yields MIPVLEIFGPTIQGEGMVIGQKTMFVRTAGCDYRCSWCDSAFTWDGSARDEIRQMSPEAVWEELTRLGGDRFSHVTISGGNPALLAGIGDLISLLKEHGIRTAVETQGSKWQTWLPLIDDITISPKPPSSGMETDFQALDRIVHELLEQKHPGLSLKVVVFDDADFAYARTIHQRFPEVPFYLQPGNCDLTDADTPRLRDKLLESFEWLIDQAMATPDMNDAKVLPQLHALVWGNKRGV from the coding sequence ATGATCCCGGTCTTGGAAATATTCGGCCCTACGATTCAGGGCGAAGGAATGGTTATCGGACAAAAAACGATGTTTGTGCGAACTGCTGGCTGTGACTATCGTTGCAGCTGGTGTGACTCCGCTTTTACATGGGATGGATCTGCCCGCGATGAAATCCGGCAAATGTCACCTGAGGCGGTCTGGGAGGAGCTCACTCGCTTAGGCGGGGACCGTTTTTCTCATGTCACGATCTCCGGCGGAAATCCTGCGCTTTTGGCTGGCATCGGCGACTTAATCTCCCTGTTGAAGGAGCATGGCATTCGCACAGCAGTCGAAACACAAGGCAGCAAGTGGCAAACGTGGCTTCCACTGATTGACGACATTACGATTTCACCGAAGCCACCTAGTTCCGGGATGGAAACAGATTTTCAAGCACTTGATCGAATTGTACACGAGCTTTTGGAACAAAAACATCCAGGTCTTAGCCTGAAAGTGGTTGTTTTCGACGACGCCGACTTTGCCTATGCACGCACTATTCATCAGCGATTTCCAGAGGTACCTTTCTACTTGCAGCCCGGAAACTGTGATCTGACGGACGCTGATACGCCCCGGCTTCGAGATAAGCTTTTGGAGAGCTTTGAATGGCTGATCGATCAGGCGATGGCGACACCTGACATGAATGACGCGAAGGTTCTTCCCCAACTACATGCGCTTGTCTGGGGCAATAAACGAGGCGTTTAA
- the queC gene encoding 7-cyano-7-deazaguanine synthase QueC has product MKKEKAVVVFSGGQDSTTCLFWAKEQFGEVETLTFDYGQRHKLEIECAQQIAAELGVKNSVLDMSLLNQLAPNALTRTDIDITQEEGQLPSTFVDGRNLLFLSFAGVFAKQRGARHLVTGVCETDFSGYPDCRDAFIKSLNVTLNLSMDYPFVIHTPLMWLNKAQTWKLADDLGAFTYIRENTLTCYNSIKGDGCGECPACHLRKAGLDTYLSEKNQPGEQA; this is encoded by the coding sequence ATGAAAAAGGAAAAAGCCGTCGTTGTCTTTAGCGGAGGTCAGGACAGCACTACCTGCCTGTTTTGGGCGAAAGAGCAATTCGGCGAAGTAGAAACCCTCACGTTTGATTACGGGCAGCGACACAAGCTGGAGATCGAGTGCGCCCAGCAAATTGCCGCAGAACTCGGCGTCAAAAACTCCGTATTGGACATGAGCCTGTTAAACCAGCTCGCGCCCAATGCACTCACCCGCACAGACATTGACATTACCCAGGAAGAAGGCCAATTGCCATCCACGTTCGTCGACGGACGCAACTTGTTGTTCCTTTCCTTTGCGGGCGTTTTCGCCAAGCAACGAGGAGCACGTCACTTGGTTACCGGTGTATGCGAAACGGATTTTAGCGGTTATCCCGATTGCCGTGACGCCTTTATCAAATCACTCAATGTGACATTGAATTTGTCGATGGACTATCCGTTTGTGATTCACACGCCGCTCATGTGGCTGAACAAAGCACAAACGTGGAAGCTAGCGGACGATCTGGGTGCCTTCACCTATATTCGCGAAAATACCCTCACCTGCTATAACAGCATCAAAGGGGACGGCTGCGGCGAATGCCCTGCCTGCCACCTACGAAAAGCCGGACTGGACACTTATCTTTCCGAGAAAAATCAACCTGGAGAACAAGCCTGA
- the queF gene encoding preQ(1) synthase — MAHQQERDLSSLTLLGNQGTTYNYSYDPSVLESFDNKHPYRDYFVKFNCPEFTSLCPITGQPDFATIYISYIPDIKMVESKSLKLYLFSFRNHGDFHEDCVNVIMNDLIKLMDPRYIEVWGKFTPRGGISIDPYCNYGKPGTKYEEMASHRMMNHDMYPEKVDNR; from the coding sequence ATGGCACATCAACAAGAACGCGATTTATCCTCCCTCACTCTTTTGGGGAATCAAGGCACAACGTACAACTACTCCTATGACCCGAGCGTTTTGGAGTCTTTTGACAACAAGCATCCGTACCGTGATTATTTCGTAAAGTTCAACTGCCCGGAATTCACCAGTCTGTGTCCGATTACTGGCCAGCCAGACTTTGCGACGATCTATATCAGCTACATTCCTGACATCAAAATGGTAGAAAGCAAATCGCTCAAGCTGTACTTGTTCAGCTTCCGCAATCACGGCGATTTCCATGAGGATTGCGTGAACGTCATCATGAACGATTTGATCAAGCTGATGGACCCGCGCTACATCGAGGTATGGGGCAAGTTCACTCCGCGCGGCGGCATCTCGATCGATCCGTATTGCAACTACGGGAAACCGGGGACGAAGTACGAGGAGATGGCCAGCCATCGGATGATGAATCATGATATGTACCCGGAGAAAGTGGATAATCGGTAA
- a CDS encoding asparaginase, translating to MRDVPLVEEYRGGILENVHNGIVCGVNEKEEVAYRAGDENHITLLRSAAKPFQAIPIAKRKIDEKFGLNSSEAALFAASHRGEVYHMEGLESILQKTGFQEDELLTCPTYPLNEEPKLACLSQGIEKRRLFHNCAGKHLGYLALSKDQGYSTHDYYKAEHPAQQEALEVFANLAGYPKEQVQLSVDGCGFPVFALPLKNLAIAYLKLACPDLIEDHKTREAVERVTGWMTSSPEIIASHNFICTALLMDENIIAKGGAMGVYGFALKKERLSFSLKVLNGSELVWPLIIASILEQIQYDNQETIDRLHALAPKAIKNDNQLVVGEKRPVFVLNKC from the coding sequence ATGAGAGATGTCCCTTTAGTGGAAGAATATCGCGGCGGCATTCTGGAGAACGTACATAACGGCATCGTGTGCGGCGTGAATGAAAAAGAAGAGGTGGCTTATCGGGCAGGTGATGAGAACCATATCACCTTATTGCGCTCCGCAGCTAAGCCCTTTCAAGCCATTCCCATCGCCAAACGTAAAATTGATGAAAAATTCGGACTGAACAGCAGCGAAGCAGCACTCTTTGCGGCCTCACATCGTGGTGAAGTTTATCATATGGAAGGCTTGGAGTCGATTTTACAAAAGACCGGCTTTCAGGAAGATGAATTACTTACTTGCCCGACTTATCCGCTCAACGAGGAACCGAAGCTTGCTTGCTTGTCCCAAGGCATAGAAAAACGTAGGCTCTTTCATAACTGTGCGGGAAAGCATTTGGGGTACTTGGCGTTGTCGAAGGATCAAGGATATTCCACTCATGATTACTACAAGGCAGAGCATCCAGCACAACAGGAGGCATTGGAGGTGTTTGCCAACCTGGCTGGCTATCCAAAAGAGCAGGTTCAGCTAAGCGTCGACGGCTGTGGCTTCCCGGTTTTTGCGCTGCCGCTCAAGAACCTGGCGATCGCATATCTAAAGCTTGCTTGTCCGGATCTGATCGAGGATCACAAGACACGTGAGGCAGTAGAGAGAGTGACAGGCTGGATGACGAGCAGTCCCGAGATCATTGCCAGTCACAACTTCATCTGTACAGCGCTCTTAATGGATGAAAATATAATCGCCAAAGGCGGAGCGATGGGTGTATACGGCTTTGCTTTGAAAAAAGAGAGACTCAGCTTCTCGCTTAAAGTACTGAATGGCTCTGAATTAGTATGGCCGCTTATTATCGCGTCGATCTTGGAGCAGATTCAGTATGATAATCAGGAAACCATCGACCGACTGCATGCGCTGGCGCCAAAAGCTATTAAAAATGACAATCAGTTGGTGGTCGGGGAGAAACGACCAGTTTTTGTCTTGAACAAATGCTAA